The Brachionichthys hirsutus isolate HB-005 chromosome 3, CSIRO-AGI_Bhir_v1, whole genome shotgun sequence genome has a window encoding:
- the itga8 gene encoding integrin alpha-8 yields the protein MERASCSGSCAGMFVRVMLTMLCPALNGVWAFNIHAEHPTLYRGPEGSYFGYSVDFYQASNDRNTISVLVGAPKANTSQPGIVEAGAVYYCPWPGLPDSCRQIPFDNSNNRMIKVNGTREPLEFKSHQWFGASVRTHKGKVVACAPLYHWRTVKLSGEKDPVGTCYVAVQNFSAYAEYSPCRTNDPDPEGQGFCQAGFSVDFTKEGKLVVGGPGSFYWQGQVMTAGIAEILNGYSLKAVLRKVPGEKHTRAAEDTHDDSYLGYSVAVGEFTGDSEQELIAGVPRGAQSFGYVAMINSTNLTFIQNFTGEQMASYYGYSVAVADLNGDGTDDVLVGAPLYMEREMESKPREVGRVYLYLQLSPLTFSNPVALTGTHIFGRFGTAIASLGDINQDGYNDVAVGCPFGGEERGGRVLIFNGNRDVSTRGLTLSQELRAAWTPSGTLPGYGFTLRGGQDLDNNQYPDLIVGSFGSGEVAVYRSRAVVSVEASMILTPRILNPDDRQCHLPQTDIMATCLKVDVCAAVSGVGIPSSVGYSSTFLQEHAYILLDCGDDNICIPDLQLSASMDRSELVIGDDNLVLLTVTAANRGEGAYETELHALIPPEADYIGVNRRMESPSQPNCEYKMVNESRVVVCDLGNPMVAGTELTVGLKFSVQRLEDARPKISFELQIHSSNKDSSDSNLVSLGLSIVAVAQLDLRGVSHPSQVVLPFPRWEPKEKPVKEDDVGPQVTHIYELHNSGPSSIREAELQVGWPSRFRDENLLYAMEIQTDGPISCRTNGSLNPLGLQVSSLQDTPELLGFLRNTSHQRHKRAAAAAAQNYSGKTLNCTNISCLRIMCVIGRLDRRQSAVVKIRSRLWAHTFLQRRNDPYVLNSTVSFMVIATPYRIQPSFVPQRTSSMGTLVLWGTPDVSFAVPLWVIILAILLGLLVLAMLTLAMWKCGFFDRARPPADDNVSDQEQLTSDQSGDA from the exons GATCAGTGTGCTGGTGGGGGCCCCCAAGGCCAACACCTCGCAGCCTGGCATCGTGGAGGCCGGGGCTGTCTATTACTGCCCCTGGCCTGGACTCCCCGACAGCTGCAGACAGATACCTTTTGACAACTCCA ataACAGAATGATAAAGGTAAATGGCACCAGAGAGCCTCTGGAGTTTAAGTCACACCAATGGTTTGGAGCATCAGTCAGAACACACAAAGGGAAAGTGGTG GCTTGTGCTCCTCTCTACCACTGGCGGACAGTGAAGCTGAGCGGGGAGAAGGACCCTGTGGGAACTTGTTATGTGGCTGTGCAGAATTTCAGCGCCTATGCTGAGTACTCACCCTGCAGGACCA ATGATCCAGACCCAGAGGGACAAGGGTTCTGCCAGGCTGGCTTCAGTGTGGATTTCACCAAG GAAGGAAAGCTGGTGGTAGGAGGACCTGGAAGCTTTTACTGGCAAG gtcAGGTAATGACAGCGGGGATAGCTGAGATACTGAATGGCTACTCTTTGAAGGCAGTGCTGAGAAAGGTTCCAGGAGAGAAACACACCAGAGCCGCTGAGGACACACACGATGACAGTTATCTGG GCTACTCTGTGGCAGTGGGAGAGTTTACAGGAGACTCTGAACAAG AGCTGATAGCTGGAGTCCCAAGAGGAGCGCAGAGCTTTGGATAT GTGGCGATGATCAACTCCACCAATCTCACCTTCATCCAGAACTTTACAGGGGAACAG ATGGCCTCCTATTATGGCTACTCTGTGGCTGTGGCTGACTTGAATGGAGACGG GACCGATGATGTGTTGGTTGGCGCGCCCCTCTACatggagagagaaatggaaagtAAACCTAGAGAAGTGGGCAGGGtgtacctgtacctgcagcTGAGCCCACTCACGTTCTCCAATCCCGTCGCCCTCACTGGTACCCACATCTTTGGGCGCTTCGGCACGGCTATAGCATCCTTGGGAGATATCAATCAGGACGGATACAATG ACGTGGCAGTAGGCTGTCCTTTCGGAGGCGAGGAGCGTGGAGGCAGAGTATTGATCTTTAATGGTAACAGAGACGTATCCACAAGAGGCCTGACTTTGAGCCAAGAGCTGAGGGCAGCCTGGACCCCCAGCGGCACCTTGCCTGGGTATGGATTCACGCTGCGAGGGGGCCAGGACCTGGACAACAACCAGTATCCTG ATCTGATTGTTGGTTCGTTCGGCTCAGGTGAAGTGGCGGTGTACAG ATCTCGAGCTGTGGTGTCCGTGGAAGCTTCAATGATCCTGACTCCGAGAATCCTGAACCCCGATGACCGACAGTGTCACCTGCCACAAACAGATATTATGGCTACTTG tctgAAGGTGGATGTTTGTGCAGCAGTGAGTGGAGTGGGAATCCCCAGCTCTGTGG GGTACAGCAGCACCTTCCTTCAGGAACAT GCCTACATCCTCCTGGACTGCGGTGATGACAATATTTGCATCCCTGACCTCCAGCTCTCTGCCAGCAT ggaCCGCTCAGAGCTGGTGATTGGAGATGACAACCTGGTCCTGTTGACCGTCACTGCGGCGAACCGAGGAGAGGGAGCCTACGAGACGGAGCTCCACGCTCTCATACCGCCGGAGGCCGACTACATTGGAGTGAATCGCAGGATGGaa TCTCCATCTCAGCCGAACTGTGAATACAAGATGGTGAACGAGTCCAGGGTGGTGGTGTGTGACCTCGGGAATCCGATGGTGGCCGGGACAGAG CTCACTGTTGGTTTGAAGTTTTCTGTGCAGAGGCTGGAAGACGCCAGACCAAAGATCAGCTTCGAGCTCCAGATCCACAG CTCCAACAAAGACAGCTCTGACAGCAACCTCGTCAGTTTGGGTCTGTCCATCGTTGCCGTAGCTCAGCTGGATTTACGCGG GGTGTCTCATCCCTCTCAGGTGGTGCTGCCATTCCCACGCTGGGAACCTAAAGAGAAGCCCGTCAAAGAGGACGATGTGGGGCCTCAAGTGACACACATCTATGAG CTGCATAACTCCGGTCCCAGTAGCATTCGAGAAGCTGAGCTCCAGGTCGGCTGGCCCTCCCGTTTCCGTGACGAGAACCTGCTGTATGCGATGGAGATTCAAACGGATGGACCGATTAGTTGCAGGACGAATGGCAGCCTCAACCCACTTGGACTTCAG GTTTCTTCCCTCCAGGACACTCCTGAGTTATTGGGGTTTCTGAGGAACACTTCTCACCAGCGCCATAaacgagccgccgccgccgctgctcagAATTACAGTGGTAAAACCTTG aactgcaccaacatctccTGTTTGAGGATCATGTGTGTGATTGGCCGCTTGGATCGGAGGCAGAGCGCTGTGGTCAAGATCCGTTCGAGGCTCTGGGCGCACACATTCCTGCAG CGGCGCAACGACCCCTACGTTCTCAATTCTACGGTGTCCTTCATGGTCATAGCCACGCCTTACCGCATCCAGCCCTCCTTCGTGCCTCAGCGCACCAGCTCG ATGGGGACCCTGGTGTTATGGGGGACTCCTGATGTGTCATTTGCTGTCCCACTCTGGGTCATCATCCTCGCCATCCTGCTGGGACTCTTGGTGCTGGCCATGTTGACATTAGCTATGTGGAag TGTGGCTTCTTCGACCGTGCGCGGCCGCCGGCTGACGATAACGTGTCCGACCAGGAGCAGCTGACATCCGATCAGTCAGGAGACGCCTAA